From a region of the Haloferax volcanii DS2 genome:
- a CDS encoding transcription factor S, with protein sequence MQFCDECGSMMVSQNGAMTCTNDDCGGTAERDEELAAEFVSTEAQSGDELIETEEGAEFEGKPTAKDVHCDDCGHTKAWYTIKQTGSADEPPTRFFKCQECGYRWREYN encoded by the coding sequence ATGCAGTTCTGCGACGAGTGCGGTTCGATGATGGTGAGCCAGAACGGCGCGATGACCTGCACGAACGACGACTGCGGGGGCACCGCCGAGCGCGACGAAGAACTCGCGGCGGAGTTCGTCTCCACCGAGGCGCAGTCGGGCGACGAACTCATCGAGACCGAAGAGGGCGCTGAGTTCGAGGGCAAGCCGACCGCGAAAGACGTTCACTGCGACGACTGCGGCCACACGAAGGCGTGGTACACCATCAAGCAGACCGGGTCGGCCGACGAACCGCCGACGCGATTCTTTAAATGTCAGGAGTGCGGGTATCGGTGGCGGGAGTACAACTAG
- a CDS encoding dienelactone hydrolase family protein, whose protein sequence is MTETILVPGGRDVRATLDPARGDGIDDADETDDTDDAAAGRDAVVIACPPHPQQQGHRGDARLVAVSDALTARGVDCLRFDYGAWDEGYGERADALRAVEWAAERYDRVGLFGFSFGGAMALLAAAEGADVGAVSALGPAGRLADDLDAVAAFDRIPVPVQVVYGTRDDIADWKPVVERAREYHQPVVEFAADHFFVGQEDKVAAAVADFLVSNLGVE, encoded by the coding sequence ATGACCGAGACGATTCTCGTGCCCGGCGGCCGCGACGTGCGAGCGACCCTCGACCCCGCCCGCGGCGACGGTATCGACGACGCGGACGAGACTGACGACACCGACGACGCGGCGGCCGGACGCGACGCGGTCGTCATCGCCTGCCCGCCCCATCCGCAACAGCAGGGTCACCGCGGCGACGCCCGCCTCGTCGCCGTCAGCGACGCGCTCACCGCCCGCGGCGTGGACTGCCTCCGGTTCGACTACGGCGCGTGGGACGAGGGCTACGGCGAGCGCGCCGACGCCCTTCGGGCGGTCGAGTGGGCCGCGGAGCGCTACGACCGCGTGGGCCTGTTCGGCTTCTCGTTCGGCGGCGCGATGGCGCTCCTCGCGGCCGCCGAGGGTGCTGACGTGGGAGCCGTCTCCGCGCTCGGCCCCGCCGGGCGACTCGCCGACGACCTCGACGCGGTCGCCGCCTTCGACCGCATCCCCGTCCCCGTGCAGGTCGTCTACGGCACCCGCGACGACATCGCTGACTGGAAGCCCGTCGTCGAGCGCGCCCGGGAGTACCACCAGCCGGTCGTCGAGTTCGCGGCCGACCACTTCTTCGTCGGGCAGGAGGACAAGGTCGCGGCCGCCGTCGCTGACTTCCTCGTATCGAACCTCGGCGTCGAGTGA